Proteins encoded within one genomic window of Calonectris borealis chromosome 1, bCalBor7.hap1.2, whole genome shotgun sequence:
- the POMP gene encoding proteasome maturation protein, whose product MNSRGTSYLLKDSIPIPEFSASGPFEGHDLLRRGFTSVKNELLPSHPLELSEKNFQLNQDKTNFATLRNIQGLHAPLKLQMEFRAVKQVQRLPFLHSSNIALDTLRGNDECIGFEDILNDPSQSEVMGEPHMMMEYKLGLL is encoded by the exons AATTCCAGAGGCACTTCTTACCTGTTGAAGGATAGTATCCCAATTCCTGAATTTTCAGCTTCAGGACCATTTGAAGGCCATGATCTTCTGCGCAGAGG CTTTACAAGTGTGAAAAATGAATTGTTGCCCAGCCACCCACTGGagttatcagaaaaaaat TTCCAGTTAAATCAAGATAAAACAAACTTTGCCACGCTGAGAAATATTCAAGGACTCCATGCACCGTTAAAGCTGCAGATGGAATTCAGAGCAGTGAAACAG GTCCAGCGTCTCCCATTTCTTCACAGCTCAAACATAGCACTGGATACTCTGAGGGGAAATGACGAATGCATTGGTTTTGAGGATATCCTTAATG atccttcACAGAGTGAGGTTATGGGAGAACCACACATGATGATGGAATACAAGCTTGGTTTATTGTAA